The window ATGCCTGTCGGtgtaagtcaggtttgtaggcatggGTTGGATGAAGAGAACATTTACCAATCAATTTCCTTACACTCACAACAAATGCACAAGACATAAAGTAATTACCTCACAACCATATCAGTATCAACCAGTGACTTTGTGGTTACCATCTAATTAACGTTTTGTCCATAATGCTGATCTAGACTCGCCCTCTCCCTATCTTAGTCTTCTTGGTCTGCTTTCTAAGCCATATTAATGCCTTGACCCTTTAGGTATTTGTTAAAATGTATCGGGAGGTAAACCAGTGTGTTAGCACTCTGACCGCCTTGTCTCATACAGTGACTGACCCTCCATCTCTTTGTGTCTCAGGCTGTACAAACTGAGGAACAAGCAGAGGATCTCAGTGTCTGCAGCCTCTAAGCTGCTGTGTAACATGATGCTGGGCTACAGGGGCATGGGCCTCTCCATGGGCAGCATGATCGTTGGCTGGGACAATAAGGTACAGGGTGGGTGGGAGTGAAGAGTGgaatgtgcgtgtatgtgtggaatgtgtgtgtgtgtgtggtatgtgtgtgtgtgcgcgagcctGCATGTGTATTAGAAGGCCTCCGTTTTCATCCTTATGGTACCCAACATGTTTGAGTGCCTCCAATTGTCACGTCTGTTGATGAGTTTCAATTTATTTGTGTCTTGCTGTCCAGGGCCCTGGTTTGTACTATGTGGATGACAACGCCACACGTCTCTCTGGTCGCATGTTCTCTACTGGTTGTGGTAGCAGCTATGCGTACGGAGTGATTGACAGCGGCTACCGTGAGGACATGACGGTAGAGGAGGCGTACGAGCTGGGCCGCCGCGGTATCACCCacgccacacacagagacgcctACTCCGGAGGAGTGGTCAACCGTGAGTGACCTTGTTCTAAACCTATACTCATTCTGTGactattttgatttgatttgacttgacttAGTCATATCTTGTGTGAGCATGTGAATCATAAGATAGGTGTTTGTTGTGTAAATTCCAGGTGTGAATTCCATGTAAGAGGTTAGAACTAAATGTTCAATTATAATCTTATCTCATAACCATTTATTATATGCTGAAGCCAAAGGAAAAATCAAATGTAAACAATAGCTTTAAATTCATTTATGTCTTTTTAAatgcatgtatgtgtaactgtctgtgtgtttgtccagtgtacCACATGCAGGAGGACGGCTGGATAAAGGTGTGTAAAGAAGACGTTTCAGAGCTGATCCACCGCTACAGGAAAGGCATGTtctgatcccagatcagtttccacacccacacagacacactgtgttCTCTCTCAACTGATCCCAACACTGCTCCAAATAAAGACGGTTTTCAAACTGTATACTCTGGCCTCTATTGTTTAACCTGGAGATCTTACATGCCTAACCATGTTTATGTCAAGTAAATTGTCACGGGCctctcgagtggtgcagtggtctaaggtactgcatctacatcgcagtgttagctgtgccactagagatcctggttcaagttcaggctctgtcgcagctggccgtgaccgggaAACCCATCAGGCGGTGCacaatggattgtgtatgtgccattcatagggtgaatgggcaagacaaaatatttagttagctttgaatggggtatgatagtaggtgcaaggcacacctgtttgtGTCACACCTGTTTGTGTCACACCTGTTTGTGTCACACCCGTTTGTGTCACACCCGTTTGTGTCACACCTGTTTGTGTCACACCTGTTTGTGTCACACCTGTTTGTGTCACACCTGTTTGTGTCACACCTGTTTGTGTCACACCTGTTTGTGTCACACCTGTTTGTGTCACACCTGTTTGTGTCACACCTGTTTGTGTCAACTGCAATGCCGCTGGGTTGTTCTTGTATCCCGTTTGTATCAAgtaggtccaccacccaaaggacatccaggcaacttgacacaactgtgggaagcattggagtcaacatgggccagcatccctgtggaacgctttcgacatcttgtagagtccattcccagATGAATAGATTAATTTTTTtcttgcaactcaatattaggaaggtgttcctagatttttgtacactcagtgtatctatatttatgcgtgggaatactttggaacagatttcccaaattagaatcacttggagctgatttgctggtgtttttcaAGTATTTTATGTCCAAAACTCACCCTcgggccaccagttggggaaccctggtatATGAGAATCGACCAGTTGTTTCCCAGTGCCAGTCATACAAACCTGGATTTGTATTTTCTCTGTAGTCTGTTGAGACTTGTGAAATACACGTTAAATAAATTGGGACTTGACAACTTTGTGACTTGAAGAGGTTTAGTCAAGTATTTTAGCACGCAAAAGGGTCAAATAACATAACCTCATAACCAACGATTGAAGGAGTAAGTAAAGTCCTTATCGTCCTGTCAAGCGTAAAACAAACTGTTTCCTGAAACACAAGTACAGTACATGTCACAAACCAGTCGGATGTGTTCGCCCAGTTGCTTTTGGTTGGCACCATTCTGTAAATGTCCATCTTAGTGTAGGAGTTCACTGTACAAATCAAACATTACAAACACAATGTGCTATCAAAGGAAGCTTTTAATTAATGTGATGAATTTGCCATAACATCTGAAGTAGGCTATTTCTCCCATATTATGTTCATTTTCTCAGCTTGATAAACGAGTCACTGTGGATATGaatagtggaatagtgtgtgcaGTCATTACATTGGGAGTATACTGTAGGTGCCAACATGTTATGATAAAAAGTGAATTACATCCCTTATAGCAACTGCATTACATAAAAGTCTACCAACATCGATGTCATCTGTTGCCAGGCAGGATTCTGTGCAACAGGTCTTGGTGAATACCTTACAATAGGCAATTCAATTTCAGCATGGAAGAGGACAGAAGTACTGCTACAGCTGCTCTGTTCTCCTTGGCAGTTTATTGATCAATAAATATCATTGATTCATTGGCCAGAgttcacttacagttgaagtttgaagtttacatacaccttagccaaatacatttaaactaagtttttcacaattcctggcatttaatcagggtaaaaagtccctgttttaggtcagttaggatcaccactttaagaatgtgaaatgtcagaataatagtagagagaatgatttatttcagcttttatttctttcatcacattcccagtgggtcagaagtttacatacactcaattagtatttggtagcattgcatttaaattgtttaacttgggtcgaatgttttgggtagccttccacaagcttcccacaataagttgggtgaattttggcccattcctcctgacagagctggtgtaattgagtttcgattgtaggcctccttgcttgcacacactttttcagttctgcccacaaattttctgtaggattgtcacgttctgaccttagttccttttttatgtctttattttagtcagggcgtgagttggggtgggcattctatgttgtttttctatgttttgttctgttgttatatttctatgtgtttggcctagtatggttctcaatcagaggcaggtgtcagtcgttgtctctgattgggagccatatataggtagcctgttttctattgtgttttgtgggtggttgtatcctgtgttagtgttttcaccatacgggactgtttcggttgtttgcgtgtacttttgttattttgttaagttttctgttgatttattaaatatatcattatggacacttaccacgctgcacattggtctgatccttgctCCTCCTCTGAAGAAGAAGAGGAATTCCGTTacaaggattgaggtcagggctttgtgatggccactccaataccttgatgtCATAAGAAATTCTATCTCAAATGTTCTAACTGAACAATTATATATCTCTGTCTAATTCCTGAAGGTTGTAAATCTCCAGTTCAAAGAAATAGACACCCTCAGCCTGCAATAGATCAATTCTTTATTCAGAGAGCGCTCTGCCCCTCAAATGCAGAGCCAGTCTTTTATAGCACACACACAACTTAACTCACATCAGTAGAAACTCCACCTCTCTTTAGGTGGGCTGTATTTTTCCACACACATTGTTTATCACACTTCTGCAACATGTTTCATCATCTTCGCAAGCCTAGCCGTTTCTAACAGTTTTTTCCTCCCTAGGGTGGAGAGTTCTCTTTCCAGTTATTAGTTTCACCGTTATCACAAGTCGACAGTTCAGATGTCCTTGAATGTCTCAACTATACCCTGCTCATATTgtgaaatagtaacacaatggcCTAGTCACACACATTATTGGATTATGACTCTAacacatttcatacaattatatggtttcagggtggaatacttTAGTCATTATCTTAAACATATAAATTCTTCTATCACTTGACTTCGTTGTCTGACACAACTTTGTTGacttttgacacaactttggaagtatgcttggggtcattgtccatttggaagacccatttgcaaccaagccttaacttcctgactgctgtcttgagatgttgcttcaatatatccacataattttcatacctcatgatgccatctattctgtgaagtgcaccagtccctcctgcagcaaagcacccccacaaaatgatgctgccacccccgtgcttcacagttgggatggtgtgcttcggtttgcaagcctccccctttttcctccgaacataacgatggccattatggccaaacagttctatttttgcttcatcagaccagaggacaaagatcgtactattttggagaaatgtcctctggtctaatgaagcaaaaatagaactgttctgTATGAAAGACATTTGAATAAAAtgcttttttatttaacatttatttaacatttatttaaccaggcaagtcagttaagaacacattcttattttcaatgacggcctgggaacagtgggttaactgcctgttcaggggcagaacgacagatttgtaccttgtcagctcgggggtttgaactcgcaaccttccggttactagtccaaagctctaaccactaggctacgctgccgcttgTTTAcaataagaggaacaggagctcaagcagtagaacatttgaggttcCGGTACTCAGCTGCAGTGAGCTCCttcccaagtcaagcactgtttACAGCATAATTGTTTACCTGGGACCCATGTATCTTCTGATTGGCACCATACCATAAAGTTACACCCTAGTTTTGTAGTTAATTGTGCAAATTAAATTCTACAAACACCATGTTTGTGCTATCAGAGGACGTTTTCTAATAAGGCACTTAAATTATTGGAATACATTTACAACCTTACAACCTGAAGTAGCCTAGTTCTCCCATATTATGTGTATTTTCTCAGGTTGATAAATGAGTCACTGTGGATATGAATATTGTGTGCAGTAGTTACATGGGGAGTATAGTATAGGTCCCAGTGTGTTATACAGTAGTTACATGgggagtatagtatagtataggtcCCAGTGTGTTATACAGTAGTTACATGGGGAGTATAGTATAGGTCCCAGTGTGTTATACAGTAGTTACATGGGGAGTATAGTATAGGTCCCAGTGTGTTATACAGTAGTTACATGGGGAGTATAGTATAGGTCCCAGTGTGTTATACAGTAGTTACATGGGGAGTATAGTATAGGTCCCAGTGTGTTATACAGTAGTTACATGGGGAGTATAGTATAGGTCCCAGTGTGTTATACAGTAGTTACATGGGGAGTATAGTATAGGTCCCAGTGTGTTATACAGTAGTTACATGGGGAGTATAGTATAGGTCCCAGTGTGTTATACAGTAGTTACATGGGGAGTATATTATAGGTCCCAGTGTGTTATACAGTAGTTACATGGGGAGTATAGTATAGGTCCCAGTGTGTTATACAGTAGTTACATGGGGAGTATAGTATAGGTCCCAGTGTGTTATACAGTAGTTACATGGGGAGTATAGTATAGGTCCCAGTGTGTTATACAGTAGTTACATGGGGAGTATAGTATAGGTCCCAGTGTGTTATACAGTAGTTACATGGGGAGTATAGTATAGGTCCCAGTGTGTTATACAGTAGTTACATGGGGAGTATAGTATAGGTCCCAGTGTGTTATACAGTAGTTACATGGGGAGTATAGTATAGGTCCCAGTGTGTTATACAGTAGTTACATGGGGAGTATAGTATAGGTCCCAGTGTGTTATACAGTAGTTACATGGGGAGTATAGTATAGGTCCCAGTGTGTTATACAGTAGTTACATGGGGAGTATAGTATAGGTCCCAGTGTGTTATACAGTAGTTACATGGGGAGTATATTATAGGTCCCAGTGTGTTATACAGTAGTTACATGGGGAGTATAGTATAGGTCCCAGTGTGTTATACAGTAGTTACATGGAGAGTATAGTATAGGTCCCAATGGGTTGTTATAAAGAGAATTGCATCCCTTATAGCAACACCGTTCCATAAGTCTTCAGTATCAACAGCAGCCCATTTGAAAATGAACCCAACGTTGATGTCATGCTGCCAGGCAGGATTCTGTGCAACAGGTTTTTATAGCACTATTCATTTCAGCCCTAGAAGGCAATGTACTGCTTCAGCTTCTCTGTCTGGCTGTTTATTGATCAATACATATCACTGATTCAATGGCCAAAGTTCACTCACCTGGTTTTCCAGGTCTGACTCAGTCCCTGATCAGAAGATAATGAAGAAATGAAAACCAGCGGTGATttatcctaatctgtaccatatGGTAATGTTCAGGACAAAATAAACAGTGTAGAGATTATCCCCCTTTTTTAAGAAGTATTTTATTCAAACATTTATATTTGACACTTTAGTCATCAGACGTTGTTacccagagcaatttacaggagcaataGGGGTTTAAGTGTCTTGCttaagggcacagacagattttttcctAGTCGGCTAGTGGCCCAACACTCACACTaacctacctgccaccccagcatCTTTCATACAGATcatcaaaatatatattactTCTTCTTAAACCCATATACAAAATGATATTTGTTTCACTTCAAATCCTTTGCTGTTTAGAACATATCTTACTGCAAACATTATTAAAAGGCAGAGTATGACACTTTGATTCAAATTTGGTAGACTTTATTGAAAAGTGTAAGAGCATTATGACAGAACGCATGAATTTGGTCTCTAATTTGTGGTTTCGCTGCTTCATTATCTATCTCTTAAATGGATCAAATTTGC of the Oncorhynchus kisutch isolate 150728-3 linkage group LG17, Okis_V2, whole genome shotgun sequence genome contains:
- the LOC109907528 gene encoding proteasome subunit beta type-8-like, producing the protein MALFDVSGYKSHSELRGQIIGTGVGHFIDRPNQQFSVPVGVDPSGFLKSCSREGGVSIDLNHGTTTLAFTFRHGVIVAVDSRASAGSYIESKEANKVIEINPYLLGTMSGSAADCQYWERLLAKECRLYKLRNKQRISVSAASKLLCNMMLGYRGMGLSMGSMIVGWDNKGPGLYYVDDNATRLSGRMFSTGCGSSYAYGVIDSGYREDMTVEEAYELGRRGITHATHRDAYSGGVVNLYHMQEDGWIKVCKEDVSELIHRYRKGMF